The following coding sequences are from one Candidatus Binataceae bacterium window:
- a CDS encoding IS3 family transposase (programmed frameshift), with amino-acid sequence MKGSRFSEEQIIGVLREHEAGARTEEVCRRHGISSATFYKWKAKYGGMDVSDAKRLKALEDENRRLKKLLAESLLDNAALKDLLGKNGLKPAARRAAVARMMERHGLSQRRACRLAGLDRSTLRYQRKRPDDSALRQRLRELAAERRRFGYRRLGWMLAREGHPMNHKKLYRLYREERLMVRRRRGRKRALGTRAPMTLPIRINYRWSLDFVSDTLSDGRRFRILCIVDDYSRECLATVVDTSLGGVRVVRELERLATERALPQVVVSDNGTELTSGAVLRWATGRLEWHYIEPGKPVQNAFIESFNSRLRDECLNEHVFLSLAEARETIEAWRLDYNHRRPHSSLGALTPAEFAALKEREVQTPQEGETTDRLYL; translated from the exons ATGAAAGGGAGCCGCTTCAGCGAGGAGCAGATCATCGGGGTGCTGCGCGAGCACGAGGCCGGCGCGAGGACCGAGGAGGTGTGCCGGCGGCACGGGATCTCAAGCGCGACCTTCTACAAGTGGAAGGCGAAGTACGGCGGCATGGACGTCTCGGATGCGAAGCGTCTCAAGGCGTTGGAGGATGAGAACCGCCGGCTGAAGAAGCTGCTTGCCGAGTCGCTGCTCGACAACGCGGCGCTCAAGGACCTGCTTGGAAAAAACG GCCTGAAGCCTGCCGCGCGGAGAGCGGCGGTGGCGAGGATGATGGAGCGCCACGGGCTGAGCCAGAGGCGTGCGTGCAGGCTGGCGGGGCTGGATCGTTCGACGCTGCGCTATCAGCGCAAGCGGCCGGACGACTCGGCACTTAGACAACGACTACGCGAGCTCGCCGCGGAGCGACGACGGTTCGGGTATCGGCGCTTAGGGTGGATGCTAGCGCGCGAGGGACACCCGATGAACCACAAGAAGTTGTACCGGCTGTACCGCGAGGAGCGCTTGATGGTGCGTCGGCGCAGGGGGCGCAAGCGCGCACTGGGAACCAGGGCGCCGATGACACTGCCGATCAGGATCAACTACCGGTGGTCGCTCGACTTCGTGTCCGACACGCTAAGCGACGGCCGCCGCTTCCGCATCCTGTGCATCGTCGACGACTACAGCCGCGAGTGCCTGGCCACGGTGGTCGACACCTCGCTCGGCGGGGTGCGCGTGGTGCGCGAGCTGGAGCGACTCGCGACTGAGCGGGCCCTGCCGCAGGTCGTAGTCAGCGATAACGGGACCGAGCTCACCAGCGGCGCGGTGTTGCGCTGGGCCACCGGACGACTCGAGTGGCACTACATCGAACCGGGCAAGCCGGTGCAGAACGCCTTCATCGAGAGCTTCAACAGCCGGCTGCGCGACGAGTGCCTCAACGAGCACGTGTTCCTGAGCCTGGCGGAAGCGCGCGAGACCATCGAGGCGTGGCGGCTCGACTACAACCACCGCCGCCCGCACTCGAGCCTCGGCGCCTTGACGCCGGCCGAGTTCGCAGCGCTAAAAGAACGGGAAGTACAAACGCCCCAGGAGGGCGAAACAACCGACCGACTCTACTTATGA
- a CDS encoding ThiF family adenylyltransferase, with protein MLFGDIAGPDDALRLTFDGWVAAVGPSTQVRRLPERQFCTLAGILAGAVAVSEAFLSFAQVAVDASRRAIALSLWRPDLDTKESEALGIPVEFLPTQMWILGLGHLGQAYLWALATLPYAQLQSTNIILNDFDAIEPANLETGMLLRKGDIRQFKTRVCSRWLESLGFNTTIVERKFRPDFRCQAEEPQLAICGFDSNEARRALWTANFAMVADCGLGALASNFDTLNVQTLPSARSAKELWPVDRNDALNAERIAKESGIYDELSSDDECGRVLLAGKPVAVPFVGAVAATYVVAEVLRALHGGPGYSRLKLRLATPQESLLTTPGAWSASAIGGIAYCNALRL; from the coding sequence ATGCTTTTTGGCGACATCGCTGGGCCCGATGACGCGCTCCGCCTCACTTTCGACGGCTGGGTCGCAGCAGTTGGCCCTTCGACGCAAGTGCGTCGCCTACCGGAACGACAATTTTGCACGCTCGCCGGCATTCTGGCCGGCGCGGTGGCCGTGTCGGAAGCTTTCTTGTCGTTCGCGCAGGTCGCGGTTGACGCTTCGCGACGGGCGATTGCGCTTTCGTTGTGGCGGCCAGACCTCGATACGAAGGAATCGGAAGCATTGGGAATTCCGGTTGAATTCCTGCCGACGCAAATGTGGATTCTCGGCTTGGGCCACTTGGGGCAAGCCTACCTTTGGGCGCTCGCCACTCTTCCATACGCCCAGCTGCAATCCACAAACATCATCCTGAACGATTTTGACGCAATCGAGCCCGCCAACCTGGAAACAGGCATGCTTTTAAGGAAAGGAGACATCAGACAATTCAAGACTCGCGTCTGTTCGCGCTGGCTCGAATCGCTTGGATTCAACACGACGATTGTAGAGCGCAAATTCCGCCCGGATTTCCGCTGTCAAGCGGAGGAGCCCCAACTTGCCATCTGCGGTTTCGATTCCAATGAGGCTCGCCGCGCGCTGTGGACCGCAAACTTTGCGATGGTCGCCGACTGCGGCCTTGGAGCGCTCGCCAGCAACTTCGACACGCTCAACGTGCAAACGCTGCCGAGCGCCCGGTCGGCGAAGGAGTTATGGCCGGTCGACCGAAATGACGCCCTCAACGCCGAGCGCATCGCTAAGGAAAGCGGGATCTACGATGAGCTCAGCAGCGACGATGAGTGCGGGCGAGTGCTGCTTGCCGGCAAACCGGTTGCGGTCCCGTTCGTCGGCGCCGTCGCCGCAACCTATGTTGTCGCCGAAGTCCTCCGAGCCCTGCACGGCGGACCCGGCTACTCGCGCTTGAAACTTCGCCTCGCGACACCGCAGGAATCTTTACTTACCACGCCAGGAGCCTGGAGCGCCTCCGCCATTGGCGGCATCGCGTACTGCAACGCCCTTCGGCTCTGA
- a CDS encoding class I SAM-dependent DNA methyltransferase, giving the protein MSAGIRVLDVPALESWLWDAACKIRGPLDAPKFKDYILPLIFLKRLSDVFEDELRHYAQEFGSEKEALKLIDRDHKLVRCYIPADYRWPEVARRTAGLGEYLTDAVRAVARENPALAGVIDSVDFNASTAGQRIIDDGRLAALVQVLSQHRLGLDDVEPDILGRAYEYLIRKFAEGQGQSAGEFYTPREVAILIARLLEPEPGMTVYDPCCGSGGLLIKSHLRLLEAHGVRKNGRLKLPPEVAPLRLYGQEINAATFAMAKMNAAIHDMSAEIAIGDTMTRPAFTSEDGSLRRFDLVAANPMWNQDFSADTYDNDLYGRFGFGKPPASTADWGWVQHMFASLNDRGRMAVVLDTGAVSRGSGNQGSNRERDIRKAFIERDLIEAVTLLPENLFYNTPAPGIVMVINRAKRRPGEIALINASKLFSKGRPKNALTEEHVGEIAGVYHSWTAKEGLAAIISRDEAARNDYNLSPSRYVTLNGKDDVLPLEEAMVLLREAEEERATADRELEAVLKELGLGGLRNA; this is encoded by the coding sequence ATGTCGGCAGGTATCAGGGTGCTCGATGTCCCGGCGTTGGAGTCGTGGCTCTGGGACGCGGCGTGCAAGATTCGCGGGCCGCTCGACGCGCCGAAGTTCAAGGACTACATCCTGCCCCTGATCTTCCTTAAGCGCCTGTCCGACGTTTTCGAGGACGAACTGCGCCACTACGCCCAGGAATTCGGGAGCGAAAAGGAAGCGCTCAAGCTTATCGATCGCGACCACAAGCTGGTTCGGTGCTACATTCCTGCCGACTACCGATGGCCGGAAGTTGCGCGCCGCACCGCGGGCCTCGGCGAATACCTCACGGATGCGGTCCGGGCGGTTGCGCGCGAAAATCCAGCCTTGGCCGGCGTGATCGACTCCGTTGATTTCAACGCCTCCACCGCCGGTCAACGGATCATCGATGACGGCCGCCTGGCGGCGCTGGTACAGGTCCTTTCACAGCATCGCCTCGGCCTGGACGACGTAGAGCCCGACATCCTCGGCCGGGCCTACGAGTACCTGATCCGGAAGTTTGCCGAAGGCCAGGGTCAGAGCGCGGGCGAGTTCTACACCCCGCGCGAAGTGGCCATCCTGATTGCGCGCCTGCTGGAACCCGAGCCGGGGATGACCGTTTACGACCCGTGCTGCGGCTCCGGCGGCCTGCTCATCAAGTCGCATCTGCGGCTGCTGGAAGCGCACGGCGTCCGCAAGAACGGGCGCCTCAAGCTTCCGCCCGAGGTTGCGCCGCTCCGGCTCTACGGTCAGGAAATCAACGCGGCGACGTTCGCGATGGCGAAGATGAACGCGGCGATTCATGACATGAGCGCGGAAATCGCAATCGGCGACACGATGACGCGGCCCGCTTTTACAAGCGAGGACGGGAGCCTTCGTCGGTTCGATCTTGTCGCTGCCAACCCAATGTGGAACCAGGATTTTTCCGCCGACACTTACGATAACGATCTTTACGGCAGGTTTGGATTTGGGAAGCCGCCCGCTTCGACTGCGGATTGGGGGTGGGTTCAGCACATGTTCGCGTCCCTAAACGACCGGGGCCGGATGGCGGTCGTGCTCGACACAGGCGCGGTCAGTCGCGGCAGCGGGAATCAGGGGTCGAACCGCGAGCGAGACATTCGCAAGGCGTTCATCGAGCGCGACCTTATCGAGGCTGTGACGCTTTTGCCGGAAAATCTCTTCTACAACACGCCTGCGCCGGGAATCGTGATGGTGATCAACCGGGCGAAGCGGCGCCCCGGCGAGATCGCTCTCATCAACGCTTCGAAGTTATTCAGCAAGGGCCGTCCCAAGAACGCGCTGACGGAGGAGCACGTTGGCGAGATCGCCGGTGTTTACCATTCGTGGACGGCCAAGGAGGGTCTCGCGGCGATAATTTCCAGGGACGAAGCCGCGCGCAACGACTACAACCTGTCGCCGAGCCGTTATGTCACCCTAAATGGCAAGGATGACGTGCTGCCACTGGAGGAGGCGATGGTGCTGTTGCGCGAAGCCGAAGAGGAGCGCGCTACCGCCGATCGGGAGTTGGAAGCCGTGTTGAAGGAGCTTGGGCTCGGAGGCCTGCGCAATGCCTGA
- a CDS encoding restriction endonuclease subunit S, which produces MPDGELVCARESGDDRELPGGWRFARLRDVAIEMFGGGTPSTKNPKYWGGQIPWTTSAVIAESDTVLSGYQRSISEIALRESSTRIAPAGSLLIGTRVGVGKCVVTPFAVAINQDLTAVVVKADAAIADYIAFALKLDSIRRWIDGAKRGTTIKGIPRDDIGRLVLPLPPLEEQRAIARVLRTIQRAKEATEKVIAATRELKKSLLRHLFTYGPGPLASMSQVELQETPMGAAPAHWTIGRLGDPDVAEIRTGTSAFPTKYPTGAERLLFLKVSDLNDLANSRVVTRAASEARLTTDSLSKLSYVPTGSVVFPKRGAAIATNKKRLTGQPSLLDPNLIALCPGSNVVPKYLLAWLENFDLRSITDDATLPQINKKDLQALAFPIPTSSEQERIVASLDAVDGKLDADRCLSWTLSSLFQTLLRDLMSGRRRVRGTERSAETTASDGDRS; this is translated from the coding sequence ATGCCTGATGGCGAGCTCGTCTGCGCGCGTGAGTCTGGCGACGACCGGGAGTTACCGGGCGGCTGGCGGTTTGCTCGCTTAAGGGATGTTGCCATTGAGATGTTTGGGGGAGGTACGCCGTCCACGAAGAATCCTAAGTATTGGGGAGGGCAAATTCCTTGGACTACGAGCGCTGTGATCGCGGAATCTGACACCGTACTCTCCGGGTATCAACGCTCGATTTCAGAGATTGCATTAAGGGAATCCTCAACGAGGATCGCGCCAGCTGGTAGTCTTCTAATTGGAACTCGCGTTGGCGTGGGAAAATGCGTTGTGACGCCGTTCGCGGTTGCGATCAACCAGGACCTAACTGCGGTCGTCGTCAAAGCCGACGCTGCAATCGCTGATTACATAGCGTTCGCGCTCAAGCTGGATAGCATTCGACGCTGGATCGACGGTGCGAAGAGGGGCACGACGATCAAGGGGATACCGCGCGACGACATTGGTCGACTCGTTTTGCCGTTGCCGCCGCTGGAGGAGCAGCGGGCGATTGCGCGGGTATTGCGGACGATCCAGCGCGCCAAGGAGGCGACCGAAAAGGTCATCGCCGCCACCCGCGAACTCAAGAAATCGCTGCTGCGCCACCTTTTTACTTACGGTCCCGGGCCACTCGCGAGCATGAGCCAAGTCGAGTTGCAGGAAACACCCATGGGAGCGGCCCCGGCTCATTGGACGATTGGGAGGCTTGGCGATCCCGATGTGGCTGAAATCAGAACCGGCACCTCGGCTTTCCCAACAAAATATCCGACCGGTGCGGAACGACTTCTCTTCCTTAAGGTTTCAGATCTGAACGATTTAGCTAACTCGCGAGTAGTGACGCGAGCGGCTTCAGAGGCACGCTTGACCACAGACTCGCTCAGCAAGCTTAGCTACGTCCCCACCGGTTCCGTGGTGTTTCCAAAAAGAGGCGCCGCAATCGCGACCAACAAGAAGAGGCTGACCGGCCAACCATCTCTACTTGACCCGAACTTAATAGCTCTCTGTCCCGGCTCCAATGTCGTGCCTAAGTATCTGCTTGCTTGGCTGGAAAACTTTGACCTGCGTAGCATCACGGACGATGCCACCTTGCCCCAGATCAACAAAAAAGACCTGCAGGCATTAGCTTTCCCAATTCCAACTTCCAGCGAACAAGAACGTATCGTCGCATCGCTCGACGCCGTGGACGGGAAGTTGGACGCGGACAGGTGCCTCTCGTGGACGCTTTCTAGCCTGTTTCAAACGCTCCTGCGCGACCTGATGAGCGGTCGGCGACGCGTACGCGGCACGGAGAGAAGTGCGGAGACAACGGCAAGCGATGGCGATCGGAGCTGA